The following proteins come from a genomic window of Sesamum indicum cultivar Zhongzhi No. 13 linkage group LG10, S_indicum_v1.0, whole genome shotgun sequence:
- the LOC105171791 gene encoding major allergen Pru ar 1-like → MGAITYDVEISSSIPAAKMFKAVVLDADTLIPKIMPQAIKNVEILEGDGGVGTIKTIHFGEGSQYKSAKHRVDAIDTENLTHSYTIVEGDALAGDLESITYHVKIVATEDGGCICKNRSIYHTKGDVEINEEKIKEGKEKAMQMFKAIEAYLQANA, encoded by the coding sequence ATGGGTGCTATCACTTACGATGTTGAGATTTCTTCCTCAATCCCAGCCGCCAAGATGTTTAAGGCCGTTGTCCTCGACGCAGACACCCTTATTCCTAAGATCATGCCCCAGGCTATTAAAAATGTCGAAATCTTGGAAGGAGATGGTGGTGTGGGAACCATCAAGACCATCCATTTTGGTGAGGGCAGCCAGTATAAGAGCGCTAAGCACCGTGTTGATGCTATTGACACGGAGAATTTGACCCACAGCTATACCATTGTCGAAGGTGATGCTCTGGCGGGCGATCTTGAATCCATCACATATCATGTGAAGATTGTGGCGACAGAAGATGGAGGATGCATCTGCAAGAACAGGAGCATTTACCACACCAAGGGCGACGTTGAGATTAATGAAGAGAAAATCAAGGAAGGAAAGGAGAAGGCAATGCAGATGTTCAAGGCCATTGAAGCTTACCTTCAAGCCAATGCCTAA